Proteins encoded by one window of Conger conger chromosome 1, fConCon1.1, whole genome shotgun sequence:
- the dedd1 gene encoding death effector domain-containing 1: MSAMRRPRYSLFWEETECLNYYGMLSLHEIFEIVGSQLTETDVEVLSFLLDETYPGTHPLDPAGWTPEVCPENPEAREGVSPSPRLLEAWRRLQPRGSSCPAAARHKPKSGLDLLLELERRGYLSEGNLEPLLQLLRVLTRHDLLPFVSRKKRRTVSPDRCAAEYFGEDHREVGSSGLTDSNGQTGGTQDQLQGQWRAGVDPSRPTPSSSRRKRGRGRGRGRGRGRGRHCSAAGGAASRTGEELQEAAPPAQQQQQAPPAQEKVTCDIRLRVRAEYSEHDSALRGGVSSDKQQPLERQFELFSRASSVLRARDLGSIICDIKFSELGNLDAFWSDYLSGALLEALKGVFITDSLKRAAGREGVRLLVSVDQDDYEEGRRLLLQGHDRAWC; this comes from the exons ATGTCAGCAATGCGCAGACCAAGGTACTCCCTGTTTTGGGAGGAGACCGAATGCCTGAATTACTACGGTATGCTGTCCCTTCATGAGATATTCGAAATCGTTGGGTCCCAGTTGACGGAAACTGACGTCGAAGTTCTGTCGTTCCTTTTGGACGAAACGTACCCTGGAACTCATCCCCTCGACCCAGCGGGCTGGACTCCCGAGGTCTGTCCCGAAAACCCCGAGGCGAGGGAGGGCGTTTCCCCAAGTCCAAGACTGCTAGAGGCCTGGCGTCGGCTCCAGCCTCGGGGGTCCTCATGCCCTGCCGCAGCTCGACACAAGCCCAAGAGCGGCTTAGACCTACTGCTGGAACTTGAAAGGCGTGGGTACCTCAGCGAAGGAAACCTGGAACCACTGTTGCAGCTGCTGCGGGTACTGACGCGACACGACCTCCTGCCCTTTGTCTCGCgaaagaaaaggagaacag tgtccCCAGATCGTTGCGCTGCAGAATATTTCGGCGAGGATCACAGGGAAGTTGGCTCATCTGGACTGACGGACTCCAACGGACAGACGGGTGGTACCCAGGACCAATTACAAGGCCAGTGGAGGGCAG GTGTTGACCCGTCCAGACCGACACCCTCCTCCTCTCGGCGGAAACGGGGCCgcggccggggccggggccggggccggggccggggccggcaCTGCAGCGCGGCAGGTGGCGCCGCCAGCAGGACCGGGGAGGAACTGCAGGAGGCCGCTCCGCCggcccagcagcagcagcaggccccGCCAGCGCAGGAGAAAGTCACCTGCG acatcCGGCTGCGCGTGCGGGCGGAGTACTCGGAGCACGACTCTGCGCTGCGGGGGGGCGTCTCCTCGGACAAGCAGCAGCCGCTGGAGCGGCAGTTCGAGCTGTTCAGCCGGGCCAGCTCCGTGCTGCGGGCGCGCGACCTGGGCTCCATCATCTGCGACATCAAGTTCTCCGAGCTGGGCAACCTGGACGCCTTCTGGAGCGACTACCTGAGCGGGGCGCTGCTGGAGGCTCTGAAGGGCGTCTTCATCACGGACTCGCTGAAGAGGGCGGCCGGGCGCGAGGGCGTCAGGCTGCTGGTCAGCGTGGACCAGGACGACTACGAGGAGGGCCGGAGGCTACTGCTGCAGGGACACGACAGGGCCTGGTGCTAG